The following coding sequences lie in one Spinacia oleracea cultivar Varoflay chromosome 1, BTI_SOV_V1, whole genome shotgun sequence genomic window:
- the LOC110797577 gene encoding uncharacterized protein isoform X1, producing MFHNQSVDVAYGERHHPRLPRDMRGSYIAKEVLNVLTSRFERIEEQMHNQGEVLRSMKLDLSRIVGVREQDSGLKDTQSGGTSGGSVGGVAVCPALGGTQTMRPTTIPTATAQQFGVPSPVGFAPAFGSARGIGTRGFGFPPPSTSVSPVLVSDPITPGPSSAVTSDVLGFMAPSSSDCSVPTKSMTTLQTEVQSPAQKPVITTEILKGVSPLRSSRKSRTDMEKELVAFIKECQGNSKDEGPELIEFDGLCLSKYQMYRMVAMDEYTGIEYVKVASKMYTSRWKAELGAGRGRSVMLEPGFGVKVQTNEPPQSLVAPFGAPFENLVIREMFVVVVPVLHMYFTLPPHTHWYCVALSMKDKRIWVLDPTSDEPLSEHGRLISHMFKYLDTLFYSKDESWVKDGLSGWGVDLVSVPPSDDVSSCVVMLAWIKDIVQRNKISPTFQPGAIEDARVSLAVDDILCELNVRRPEVYDLISGRQVRV from the exons ATGTTCCACAACCAGTCTGTTGATGTTGCTTACGGCGAGAGACACCATCCTCGATTGCCAAGAGATATGCGGGGTTCCTACATTGCAAAAGAG GTTCTGAATGTTTTAACAAGCCGATTTGAGAGAATCGAGGAGCAAATGCACAACCAAGGAGAGGTTTTAAGAAGTATGAAACTTGATTTGTCAAGAATAGTAGGGGTGAGGGAACAAGATAGTGGGTTGAAGGACACTCAAAGTGGAGGTACAAGTGGTGGTAGTGTGGGTGGTGTGGCTGTTTGCCCTGCTCTCGGAGGTACGCAGACAATGAGGCCGACCACAATTCCTACGGCCACTGCACAGCAGTTTGGAGTTCCGTCGCCGGTGGGTTTTGCACCGGCCTTTGGTTCAGCTCGGGGTATTGGCACCCGAGGCTTTGGGTTCCCTCCTCCTTCCACTTCAGTCTCTCCAGTTTTGGTGAGTGATCCTATAACCCCTGGTCCTTCTTCTGCGGTTACCTCAGATGTTCTTGGATTTATGGCTCCCTCTTCCTCTGATTGTTCTGTCCCTACGAAATCTATGACCACGCTACAGACTGAAGTACAATCTCCTGCTCAGAAGCCG GTAATCACCACTGAAATTTTAAAGGGAGTTTCACCTCTTAGGAGCTCCCGGAAGAGTCGTACTGATATGGAGAAGGAATTGGTTGCTTTCATCAAGGAGTGCCAGGGAAATAGCAA GGATGAAGGACCAGAGTTGATTGAGTTCGATGGTTTATGTCTAAGCAAATATCAGATGTATCGAATGGTAGCAATGGATGAGTATACGGGGATAGAATACGTCAAGGTGGCTAGTAAGATGTATACTAGCAGGTGGAAGGCAGAATTGGGTGCCGGTAGAGGACGAAGTGTAATGCTTGAACCTGGTTTCGGG GTTAAGGTACAAACAAACGAACCCCCTCAGTCTCTTGTAGCCCCATTCGGTGCCCCCTTTGAAAACCTCGTCATTCGGGAAATGTTTGTG GTTGTAGTACCCGTGTTGCACATGTACTTCACACTTCCACCGCACACACATTGGTATTGTGTTGCATTATCCATGAAGGATAAGCGGATTTGGGTCCTTGATCCTACATCAGACGAGCCTTTGTCTGAGCACGGTCGTCTGATTAGCCACATG TTCAAGTACTTGGACACCCTGTTTTACTCTAAAGACGAGTCATGGGTAAAGGATGGACTGAGTGGATGGGGGGTTGACCTTGTTTCTGTCCCACCAAGCGATGA TGTGTCAAGTTGTGTTGTAATGCTAGCATGGATAAAGGACATAGTCCAACGCAACAAAATTTCTCCCACATTCCAACCG GGTGCAATAGAGGATGCAAGGGTATCACTTGCTGTTGATGACATCTTGTGCGAGTTGAATGTGAGGAGACCTGAGGTGTACGACCTTATTTCTGGGAGGCAAGTCCGTGTGTAG
- the LOC110797577 gene encoding uncharacterized protein isoform X2 yields MFHNQSVDVAYGERHHPRLPRDMRGSYIAKEVLNVLTSRFERIEEQMHNQGEVLRSMKLDLSRIVGVREQDSGLKDTQSGGTSGGSVGGVAVCPALGGTQTMRPTTIPTATAQQFGVPSPVGFAPAFGSARGIGTRGFGFPPPSTSVSPVLTEVQSPAQKPVITTEILKGVSPLRSSRKSRTDMEKELVAFIKECQGNSKDEGPELIEFDGLCLSKYQMYRMVAMDEYTGIEYVKVASKMYTSRWKAELGAGRGRSVMLEPGFGVKVQTNEPPQSLVAPFGAPFENLVIREMFVVVVPVLHMYFTLPPHTHWYCVALSMKDKRIWVLDPTSDEPLSEHGRLISHMFKYLDTLFYSKDESWVKDGLSGWGVDLVSVPPSDDVSSCVVMLAWIKDIVQRNKISPTFQPGAIEDARVSLAVDDILCELNVRRPEVYDLISGRQVRV; encoded by the exons ATGTTCCACAACCAGTCTGTTGATGTTGCTTACGGCGAGAGACACCATCCTCGATTGCCAAGAGATATGCGGGGTTCCTACATTGCAAAAGAG GTTCTGAATGTTTTAACAAGCCGATTTGAGAGAATCGAGGAGCAAATGCACAACCAAGGAGAGGTTTTAAGAAGTATGAAACTTGATTTGTCAAGAATAGTAGGGGTGAGGGAACAAGATAGTGGGTTGAAGGACACTCAAAGTGGAGGTACAAGTGGTGGTAGTGTGGGTGGTGTGGCTGTTTGCCCTGCTCTCGGAGGTACGCAGACAATGAGGCCGACCACAATTCCTACGGCCACTGCACAGCAGTTTGGAGTTCCGTCGCCGGTGGGTTTTGCACCGGCCTTTGGTTCAGCTCGGGGTATTGGCACCCGAGGCTTTGGGTTCCCTCCTCCTTCCACTTCAGTCTCTCCAGTTTTG ACTGAAGTACAATCTCCTGCTCAGAAGCCG GTAATCACCACTGAAATTTTAAAGGGAGTTTCACCTCTTAGGAGCTCCCGGAAGAGTCGTACTGATATGGAGAAGGAATTGGTTGCTTTCATCAAGGAGTGCCAGGGAAATAGCAA GGATGAAGGACCAGAGTTGATTGAGTTCGATGGTTTATGTCTAAGCAAATATCAGATGTATCGAATGGTAGCAATGGATGAGTATACGGGGATAGAATACGTCAAGGTGGCTAGTAAGATGTATACTAGCAGGTGGAAGGCAGAATTGGGTGCCGGTAGAGGACGAAGTGTAATGCTTGAACCTGGTTTCGGG GTTAAGGTACAAACAAACGAACCCCCTCAGTCTCTTGTAGCCCCATTCGGTGCCCCCTTTGAAAACCTCGTCATTCGGGAAATGTTTGTG GTTGTAGTACCCGTGTTGCACATGTACTTCACACTTCCACCGCACACACATTGGTATTGTGTTGCATTATCCATGAAGGATAAGCGGATTTGGGTCCTTGATCCTACATCAGACGAGCCTTTGTCTGAGCACGGTCGTCTGATTAGCCACATG TTCAAGTACTTGGACACCCTGTTTTACTCTAAAGACGAGTCATGGGTAAAGGATGGACTGAGTGGATGGGGGGTTGACCTTGTTTCTGTCCCACCAAGCGATGA TGTGTCAAGTTGTGTTGTAATGCTAGCATGGATAAAGGACATAGTCCAACGCAACAAAATTTCTCCCACATTCCAACCG GGTGCAATAGAGGATGCAAGGGTATCACTTGCTGTTGATGACATCTTGTGCGAGTTGAATGTGAGGAGACCTGAGGTGTACGACCTTATTTCTGGGAGGCAAGTCCGTGTGTAG